A window of Tachypleus tridentatus isolate NWPU-2018 chromosome 7, ASM421037v1, whole genome shotgun sequence genomic DNA:
TTAGTATATGGCATTTGGTTTTGTTAATATAAGAGGCCTTACAGCCTTCACACATATAATGATACACAAACCTTGAACAAAGAGAAAATGGAAAATCTTTAGTATGGACAAAATTCTGGATGTCTGATGTGGGTTTAATAAAACTAATCCAAAATGATCTTAATTTGAGGTTCACCAAAATCGTATTACATAAAACTTTAGATATACAACTAAAATGATTATTCTGCATTTGGTGTTTCACATAATATAAGTATTTGCATAAATATGCACATTTTTAACATGCATTATAATCACTGTGCATACCAAGTATGCATACTATTCAACAATgcatatacaaattataaatgtGTGTATTTGTTAGTTCAGAGGAAACAAAATCTGTATTGATAATAGACACAAATCATGGAAATAATTCTCACAATAAACTGATTGatttattacactttaattttaaattaaattttacagtttctttgCATTCTCACATTGAGACCTACTATGGTAACAAATGTATCTGTTTGGTGTGTCCTTCCAAACAGTATTAAATAGACATGATTTGGGAAAACTACAGTTTACTGCAGGAAGGGGGGAGTAGCAAATCAGGCTTCTATGTCATTTGTGAATTCCTTTCTACTGTACTTACAAGTTTcagtgagaaaataaaatttcacaaatgAGTTGTTTCCAGTTGTGAATGAATTATTGGAATTTCTGTTTATCTGTTTAATTTTGTCATTCAGTGTTGACTATACTGGCTATTTGTGCATCATTAACTAAGAATGTGGAACTGGGGCTAACCAAAGCTTACTGAGTAATTAGTGGGTAAGATGGtcacaaatatgaaatatttatagtaGCAAGGGCAAATAACTGACAAAACTGCATTCTTATCAGTATAATTTGAACATTATACTTaattagatacatttttagtacTTCTCAAAGTAGATGGCTTGCTTTTGTCAGCAGTTAATATACTAGTATTAGAGGAAATAGTTCTAAAGGCAGTATGAGGTTTGTAACATCATTCTTACAAAGAATTACAGTGTTTTGTCATAGAAGGTGATAGTCAAGTCGCTGTCTTGTTGTTTTCCTGAGTTAATACAGTTGTTGTTTGACACATTCAGGTAAACAAAGAAAGTGAGCATATTGTCATTGCAGCAGGATGCAAATCATTAGGTTTGGAGTTTTGTATGCTGAGCTATACCTGCCATaagatttagtaaaataaatctttttcaaAGCCATTAACAGATTTAATGAACAATATCATGGGATATTTTACCAGACTTTCTTACTCCCTTTTTCTATTCTGCAGATCTTGAAATTGAAACCAATAACCTTGTTCCttactctttcagttgtgggtgtgtgatgatacaatattactgtcaatcccactacttattaataaagaatagcctaagagttggaggaGAGTGTTGTTGAATAGCTACCTTCTATCTAgtgtatcacttcaaaattatggattgATAGTAAAGGTAGCaaaatgttaacaaacaaacaagcaaactttcaTCAAGTCCTCACTTTCAGTGAGGATTAGTCAATGTTGCTTATTCTTCATAGCAAATCTTACTCCACGCCAACTACACTAAAGAATTGGATTGTACTTCTGGTCAGTCTATCTTCTCTTTCATGATGTACCTACACAATATTGAGGTCAATTTCCTGTTCCTTCTTGTcaagtttttcttttcacaatCTCTAACTTCTGAGTCTTGGTAACAGTTAGAGGATACCTTAAAAGCTGACATATTGTTGTCtcttcatattttaatttctgttagCCACTTGTGGCTATTCTCTGAACTAAATTAAATACATAGCAGGTGAGTTGTTCTTTATTACCTGCTAGTTTACTACTTCGACCTACACTTGTGATGATGTTTACAGGTACAGAAAATAATATTCCTACCATTTTTTTATGCCACTATTTTGTTCTCATTATTTGCTTCACAATTAAACTTCTACACATGCACCTTTCTCTATGAATCAAAAAGGTCTAAAGTTAAGTAGTATCCAAATGAGAAGaatgtattctttattgttgTCCTTAGGTTCAGTCTTCATTTAAGGCTGACCCATTCCACTTATTCTTCCTTACATCCAGTCCTTTGATTATTTCTGGTTCTGGATTGTAAACTTTCTCTGCTTTTCCAAGTCTTAATAATGGTGTAAGATTTTACCTTTCTGCATTGTAACCTTTATTTTCTTCAACAATCTCAATTCTCCTTATTTCCCTCCTCCATTTCAATGCAAGTACTCTGGTTATCAGTAAGAGTACCTGTTGTGAATTTTGGGTTTTTAGGATCAAAGTGAAATTCAAATAGGTACTTATTTCTGAAGTATCCACCTATCTCTTCTTAAATGGGTGTTTCATGGTTTTTCCATCATAACTCTAATTGAAATGTGAAACATAGTTGGAAAGTAGACCTATTGTAAGTTCTACTGACGTATGCTCAGTAAGTCATGTGAAAGTTTTGAGAGTTGAGAATTCTGAGTAGGTCGATACAAGCAGAACATTGAGAATTTTAAGTCACATGATTGTTAATAACACAAGAAAAACTCAACAGAGAAAGGCTTTCAGTATAAGAAATAAGTACttgtttgaaattcattttaatccTAAAAATGTATAACGTATTTTAGCTATAAAGTCAATGTACAGATCTCGTATTTTGAGAACTAATAATGTTATTCATTCTTTTTTTGTAGTGGTCAGAATACATTTCGGACTTGCCAGTACTTCTACGTCACATGCTGTCAGAATTCTTTTCTGTTGGAAGTTTCATGTACACATTTCGTCTTCAGGTTGTCCTTTGCTTTATGGCTGCCATCATGTATCTAGTTTCACCTTTAGATATGATTCCTGAGGCTTTATTTGGAATATTTGGACTAATAGATGACCTGTTTATAGTATTCCTACTTTCTGTGTACATCACCATCATATACCGTCGGTTTCTGGCCACTCGTTGGGAGGATGAAATAAGTGATTGACAAGTACTTAACTGTATTATTCATCATTAtgaacttgtgtttgtttgtgagATCACATTGCACAGACATATCAAAATAGGGTTAACTAAAACCCAACTCCCTTTGAAATTTATGGTGATTATCTGCAAATGGAAGAAACAGTAATATTTCTTCTGATTGTTTAAACATTATTGGCAGACAATAACCAAGAATGCTTGAATAGATTGTAATGTCTAAGAAAAAAACAATGCTTATGCAGTTTGAaagttatgtttaattaatttgaaactgctatactagaaaaaaataatttatgattgtagcctactataataatatattgttaatataccAAAATAATAGTCATACTAAATCAGCAGGAGCCCAAAGATTATTTCCTATGAAATGTAATGTTTACAATATGTTAGgttttattgttctataatttaaaatctttattcaaTAGTTACtgttttgaaactgaaaaaagaaatgtaatgtAAGTGGGATTTGTTTGACCCCCATATActactatattatttttataccttCACTGTTTAACTCCAGTTACCTCTAACTTTTTCAAACATATGTAtaattcagttgttttattttgttttttcaaagatGATGCTGTAAGAGGAAAGATTAAATCATTTCTGCTAAACTTTAGAAAAcagaatattagttttaaaataaagatcaTAAATTCTCATATACCACAGCTcgtaattaaaatatacttctgaTTTTAATTAAACCCAAGAGTAAGCCTAGCTACCCAAATCAGATTTGTTTACATTGAAAcagctatatttatttttactgtaaacagtaatttttttttatattttgtcattaagtACTTTAAGTAGTGGTATTGTGATTTTCAAGAAATAGGTTTTCAACACCAAAAAAGTACTTTCAAAGTGGCATATTAgcgtaattatataataatttttctacGTATAGTTTGAGGGGTGTGTTACACAGATGAGCTTTTGTCTATGCTAATATGCTACCACATTTATCTATGTTTATTTGCTTAATGAGATACAGTCTGTGACTCCTGAAGTGCTGAACTATTTCTGCTTGTGAAATGCAAGATATTCTAAATGGTGGCAACAATAAAGCAGTGGGCAGATCATACACAGCCCATTgtctattataaatattattaataaactaaaagtagcacatacatttaaatgtattcttttcttttcttccttttaatttgacattttatatACATTGGTTTATCATTTGAATAGCCAAAAGTAGTAATTAGTATAGTATCAATATAATTGTGAATTTACTAGCTGTTAATATTAGCATTATCAgcttattaaacaaacaaaactggtttactttttcaattttacttaaaatgcagTTTATGTATTTTGCTCAGTGGGTTTTGCATTCTTCTTCACTGAAAACACCCTAACCCACATACCTTGATTTGTGTGGCACTGATTTTACCACATTCAGTATTTTTGTagctttttggtttttttacattctcaattattctttattttgtgaAACACTAGTAACACCAGTCGTAACTTGCTCTAACAAGCTATTACTATTTGGAAGCTGTTTTCAATTggtgttttctttttaactttagcAGTACTTGTTAACCATGGCAGAGCAGCTTGTAGAATGATTCCgagttcagtttttttttcaagtataaacatTTAGCTCAAAGTTAAGTCATGTATTGACTAATATGAGATCTAATTacttttggactcaggaggtcaaatccttttgcttgatgtatttgaccatgaCCAAGAtcttgtagattaatttactgtaatcttgcctaaaagaattttaatttgagggcaggttggtagagattctgatgagtaataaaacttgttatacctaTGCCACACGCTTGGTATTGCTAGTGtgcaaaaatatagctaataagaaGGGGGTGaaggtatcatagattaatttactcctatcctgcctaaaataatttcaagtgccatgGTTATTGAGGATCTCTTGTTTATGGTTGTGATGGGATAAAATGTcatttatgtttatgtaaatcCTATATTAGAcacatatacattatatatttattaaatgtggattttgttttaattaaaattcccTTATTTATTATTGGTAACCTAAAATTATACTGTTTTTGTTCGACATAATTTGTaaagtgtgtaaatatatatatatacacacacacactaaatatatattttttaatataatcagtaatatttttgtaaatcattAACAAGAAATTTAATGGTTACAGTATCTTTTCATAACTTCAAAAGTACTGTAACCTGATGGCATCTGAAAATAGAAAATGGATTTTGAATTCCAAAGCTAAGATGGAGCAGACTAGATCATGGATGTTTGGAAAATGATGGAATGTTTTTAATGTAGAATGAAATACTGTTGTATTAACATGTAGTAGATgatagtttcaaaaatattaagCTTTACAGGTATATTTATACTTAGTGAATCTAGTTAACTGaggtttatgtgttttttttcatattttatggtGCATAATGGAAGAATCTAGACAGTTTggaaataaagttagaaaaaattgTCTTTACTCTCTGGGTAATGATTTTAAATAAAGCTTTTtatatttgcaaatatttttttactgagGCTTCATCATGGCTTGTAATACATGAATTGTCAGATACATCTTACAGAAAATGAACAGTTCTTGTACTGCTATTAACTAACCTTGATGAAGGCTCAATAACGAATGTTTGCAAATGAACGTTTTTTAATCATTATCTGAagagagaagaagaaaaactttTATAACTTAGCAAACTAAAAGTTTGAACCATGAAAAGGCTAAAAATTATTGTCCTCACTAATACATGTGTAGATTCATTCAACTTTCTAATCATATGACCTAGGTTAGAAAAATGGCTTCTGGAGTTGTGTGAATTTTTAACAGTATCATTTTTTatatcagaaaatataaaacaatctcaCCTTTCCTTGTAGAGTTGTACtttgtgttgtgtgtttttttttttttagttttcgttTTGTTGTGAGGTAGGATGCTTGGAAAAATAAATGTCTGAAAACTGATTTCTTAATAAGAATCTTAGTTTAAAAGCTTGACATCATTTGGAAAGGTTAAGAACCCATGATAACTGAATTATACCAAAATGTTGTTCAAAGTTTGTGGTGTTCAAATTGCTGAAGAAATACCCAAACagaacaatacaaaaaacaaacaactaaagtatatattttgtgtaaactttctatattaatttacccaaatatttgttttttagcaAAAATCCTGTTTTCCCTGAATGCCCTTACAATGTATTCTGTGAAATGAATTTGAGTTTTTACAGCTTATCTTTAGAAACTGCTTTACTACCTTATTGCCTAGTTACAATAACGGGAAACTGTTGGAAGTTAATGTACTACAAATCCATTCCATCTCAGGGGTTTCAAGCATTGGTGTCACAAGAGAAAGAATTATAATCAACCAGTTGTGccctattaataattttattattaacttaacTATATTGCAAATTTCACTAGcaagatattttttgtaaatatttttagaacttttttaatatttagagaAATATGATTCATTTGTAGCTTGTACATTTTCCTcagtaataaaacagtaagatttcttatttttctagTGTCTGTATTGAAGTGGTATACATTGTCAAGTCCTCTGAGACATGAGGATCTCAAAGCATGTTGATGAAATTCTTTGTTAATGTTCATTTctataaatatgtacattcaatacctttaaacaaaacactgaaagaaagataaaactgaaataagagATTGATACAAATTGTAACAGTGTAGACAGGTAGAATATTTTTTCTACCTAAATGACTAGAAGGCAGTTGAattaaaacacaactgtttattGAAAGtggtattttcaaaattaaaaagtaacCCACACATTTTTGAAATTATCAGTAGCATAAGgtgaaatacaacaaacaaaaaaatgcatATAAATTAAGGTGAAATACAACAATCAAAAAAGTGCATATAAATTAAACAGAcagtacagtaaaaaataaatttaatatgaaCTTTGTTATGCTAATCCCTTGGATCTAAGAACACACAGTCATTATGAAAAAGTTTTCGTTTTTTCACCTGTAACTTACCAGACGAATTTGAATTTGTAAGTATAGAATTTTTTTCTGAATGTGTGTTGACTGTGATGGAGTTTTCTGGAATAATAACAACAGGGTATCTGTTAAGTAAATTTGACTTTATTTTTGATGGTTCAGCAGCATTAGTGCTAGTTGTTTCCCTGGCCTTTTTCAAATTCTGGGTTTGTTTACTAATCTTTTTAAGTActttattactataattttgtGGTTGATAGTCCCTTACAGTATCAAATGTTCTATCTTCTGCTTCCTGTAATTTGTTCTGTAATTCTTGAATCTGTTGTTTCATCCCTCTGACCTCTTTTTCATGTTGAATTTTCAAGAACTGaagtttctaaaacaaaataaattcaaataatttaggATCTGtaacaagatataaatattttgtaaatactgaAAACTAAACAACTATGTATGATGTAAATTAGAATGCAACTTCTAACGACTGCTACAGACACATAAACATCAGTTTGTTGCAAGAATTGAGAAATGCTTCTGTGTATGTTTAGAAGGAATGTTTAAAACTTGGTAACTTTTGTCCATCAATTTGCAAATACTTGGACAACATACTTAGAAGTAATTGATTTGATTAATTCAGTAAAGTTACTGTAACAATAAACCCACCTTTGGTTCATTAAATTTTAGAAAGTAACTGTAGATCCACTGCCTTAaggaatataatttattttaaaaattacagttttgcaCTTGTAGACTGAATTAACaagagtaaacatttttttttttgtttttatattcagttCATACATATTAAATCATCACTTCGATATATATGTATCtcattagaaacaaataaaacttttttttctcagTTGAAGGGTTTTTTACTGTGTGTAACGAATAAAATgtgattattaaaacaaattatgagGAGAGTGTACACTCTCACTGAGCAACAATTTGTGCCCCATGTAATGTGGCTGCCCCTGGTGCTAAAATCTAGTGTACAGAGTGTAGACAACCTATTATATAGCATTACATTAAGAAAACAATAGGCATGTGGTTAAAGATTAAACATGCaggaaaaatgaaattaatttactATAACATGACAAGGaagtaatgaaaacatattaaGAGAAGAATAAAAAACACCTAGTAAGGAAAAGGATGAGTTATCAATAGAAGTCATTTTACGATTTCCCCCAATGACTGATGAGAATCAAGTACAGTAACTAAGACACTTTTGTTTATGACTTAGTAACATGAATATGGTTGTTTTAAtgtcttatatattttatttcaatttgtacAAGAACAAAAATGGCATTTTTTGGCAATGCTGCATTTTGAAGTTGAAgggttttttttccatttaaaccTAATTGACTACTGTTTTGATTCATGTGGGTGAGAGAAAAATAGTTCCTTGACAAACATGTTACacagttgattttgttttttgaatgtggtatatatatatactacacattgtttcagaatataaataaataaatcaggaATCATTTCACCATTATCTATTAATCATGCAGCATTCTTTGCACTTACATTAGGCTTAACCACTACAACCTACTGAATCATATTGTCACTTGAATTTcatgtattacattatttttaatattgtgtttcttatacattttcaGCAGATCACTGTGTACTATTTTGCTTTTTAAATGCCCCTCAGTGGATTGCGAGTAAGTCTgaaacatataacattaaaaaacaatgttcTGATATCCATAGTAGACACAGTACAGGTAGCCCATCATTTTGATTTGTGCTCAACAACAAGCAAACTTTTTAAGCACTTTTTCACATTagtctaaaattaacaaaaaatttatctattgttaaaataataatgtgataCATGACTTTATTGGTAACATTTATCAGTgctttcttttgtattattttatgtattgttagtCTCAAATGATGCTACTCCAAAAAATGTTTTCCAAAAgtggtaaataaaacaattattttaatttattcttcttCCACCATATGTTTAAGAATATAACAATGGGATAATTCTAATCTGTCAAAATAATATATAGCAAAAAATACCAAGTATTTTGTATACTTCAAAATCATTCAATTTTTTAACATACAAATGTAAGTGTTAGAAATGATATCTACAGAGAAAACACTGCGTGTTAGAGGGGTGTGTTCAAAGGACTCACATTTCTGAATATTTCACTTCCATTTCCAAGTTGGTTGAAATTGGACTGGGTTGCTGTCTTTATAACCTGGTCCTGGAGGTGACTTACTTTACCTTCATACTACcatcaaaaaaaatattttttatgaagaataaaaaaatcagttCTTACAGATTAGTAATAAAACAGCTTTTAAAAATATACGTTATTTAACAAAGAGAGCTAAGTAAAGTACATaaaagtatttctaagataactgtgtgatttgtgaaaaaaaaattatatcaggaAATATTGTTTAGTAAAAAAGCTCATAATGGATGGACAAACCCATCTCATCATTATATTTAATGTGGCATGTTAtgactaaatagcttaaaacaTATGGAAAAAAAGATACCAGATACCTCGACTTGAAGCTTTGCAATCTCGTTCTTCATcccttttttaatgttttcaatttctttattCAGATTCATTATTTCTCTCTCCTTTGTTTCAAGTTCCTTTACGTGCAAGCTTTTTTCGATTCTAACTGCATGGAAAGTAACTCGTTCTTATTTTATGAAATGCAGATTAATGttgaattattacaaaaaatgatgCCTGCCTAATGAATTATGGTATTTTTCTGAACCTAACAATTCTGCTGAAAACTGGCTTGGGAAGAAAGTATTTCATCAAACCTAACCAACAACACTTCAGTATGTTtgattttatcacaaatatatgtAAGTGTTGATATATGAAGATGCA
This region includes:
- the LOC143257086 gene encoding E3 ubiquitin-protein ligase RNF170-like isoform X2, producing the protein MGSVFTFMLETWELEKWNKLSCMQATASTFFQKVSVLLCCFSEECKGNESKEEKKQILNEINNYNRRFCGAPRPWSEYISDLPVLLRHMLSEFFSVGSFMYTFRLQVVLCFMAAIMYLVSPLDMIPEALFGIFGLIDDLFIVFLLSVYITIIYRRFLATRWEDEISD
- the LOC143257086 gene encoding E3 ubiquitin-protein ligase RNF170-like isoform X3, with product MLETWELEKWNKLSCMQATASTFFQKVSVLLCCFSEECKGNESKEEKKQILNEINNYNRRFCGAPRPWSEYISDLPVLLRHMLSEFFSVGSFMYTFRLQVVLCFMAAIMYLVSPLDMIPEALFGIFGLIDDLFIVFLLSVYITIIYRRFLATRWEDEISD
- the LOC143257083 gene encoding uncharacterized protein LOC143257083 encodes the protein MSQKDLNTGGQLSQSYKDTKGLDKLVECFFTWKEKIQKFEDEKLTLQEELRVYKEQEHTLHDHEIYLQQEISSLKNVALNLQDTITKLGSLKGENRALKNDLQNLSAERDKEILHHEKQLKMLYEKQNQLEIEKDQELKQIHRRAEEKVRIEKSLHVKELETKEREIMNLNKEIENIKKGMKNEIAKLQVEYEGKVSHLQDQVIKTATQSNFNQLGNGSEIFRNKLQFLKIQHEKEVRGMKQQIQELQNKLQEAEDRTFDTVRDYQPQNYSNKVLKKISKQTQNLKKARETTSTNAAEPSKIKSNLLNRYPVVIIPENSITVNTHSEKNSILTNSNSSGKLQVKKRKLFHNDCVFLDPRD